From Clavelina lepadiformis chromosome 9, kaClaLepa1.1, whole genome shotgun sequence, the proteins below share one genomic window:
- the LOC143471108 gene encoding DDB1- and CUL4-associated factor 7-like encodes MVGCPFSSSWAEFKAKSMFNHPYPCRKTMWIPDPKSDYRDLSTSGDHLRLWRVIYDMASSRAGRGRDMFASV; translated from the exons ATGGTGGGTTGCCCTTTCTCGAGTTCTTG GGCAGAGTTCAAGGCCAAGAGCATGTTTAACCATCCATATCCGTGCAGAAAAACGATGTGGATTCCTGATCCCAAATCGGATTATCGTGACCTCAGCACAAGTGGAGATCACTTGAGATTGTGGAGAGTG ATTTATGACATGGCGTCCAGTCGAGCTGGAAGAGGGAGGGACATGTTTGCGTCTGTCTGA